The bacterium genome includes the window TCCTGAGTCACTGTTTTAATGTGATATAGAAGATTAAATTTTATTCTTTTGCGCCTGATTGCTTCAGAACCTCAACTATTTCAAAATTGTTATCTTTGATTGCGCGGGTTAGGGCAGTCTCACCGAAATTATCCCGAGCATTAATATCTGCTCCTTTACTGATTAAAAAGCGGAGTATAGCAACATGTTTATTTCGTGCAGCTACCATTAGCGCCGTTCTCCCGTCGGTAGTAGTTAGATTGATATTAGCGCCACTGCTAAATAATGCGCGCACAATTTCAAGATGTCCTTCTCGTGCAGCAAGCATCAACGCTGACCATCCTTTCGGGTCTAGTTCATCGAGTTCAGCATGTGCTTCAATGAGTGCCCGAACAATACCGAGATGTCCTTTTTCAGCAGCGATCATTAATGCGGTATGACCGTATTTATCTTTTGCTTTCAGATTTATTCCAGAAGTAATAAATAATTTTACTACGGTAATATCGCTATGTTCGACCCGTTTTAAAAACGTTTCTTCACTGTAGATAAGTCCGAGTCGTGAAATCTCATTAACCGCTTCTTTTTTAGGATTTTTAAAAAATAACATAATACTCTCGTGGTAAAATTTTTCGAAATTATTATTTATTATATCCCAACTTACTTATAGTGCCTATTAAATTTTGATACGTGATACGGTTCGTGAACTCTGAACTCACACTAATCTATATACAGTATGAAAAAATGAGGATTTCAAGGTATAATATCTACTAATGTAGAATCCTTATTACCCATTGTATGTCTCAAGTTACGGACAATTTGCTTCGTTTGAAAGAGCGAATTCATGAGATAGCATTACGGAGTCATCGGAATCCAGAAGAAATCATTGTAGTTGCAGTAACTAAGACTGTTCCTATCGAAAAAATACTGGAAGCGATTGACGCTGGAATACATAATATCGGTGAAAATCGAGTACAGGAAGCTCGAGAGAAGTTCAACCAAATTGGGAATAAGGTAATCTGGCACTTAGTCGGACATTTACAAACGAATAAAGTTAAACCGGCAGTTGCGATGTTCGAGTTGATTCAATCAATTGACCGTATCGAGGTCGCGAGAGAAATAGATAAACGCGCCCGCCAGATTAATAAAGTTCAGAACGTTCTCATCGAAGTTAATACCTCGGGAGAAGAGACTAAGTTTGGAATAGAACCTGATAGATTAATGCAATTGATTGAACAGATTTTGCCCTTGCCAAACATTCGAATCCAAGGGTTAATGACTATTGCTCCATTAGTGGCTGACCCAGAACGAGCGCGACCGAGCTTTATCCAGTTACGAGAGTTGGCTGAACAGATTCAACGTCAGCATATAGCTGGTGTTGAAATGCGGTATCTTTCAATGGGGATGACGAACGATTATCCGGTAGCTATTCAAGAAGGAGCAAATATGCTTAGAATCGGAACCGCGATATTCGGAGCGCGACTTCCGTAGCGAGCCGGAAGGAGGGCTGTAATATGAGTAAAGAAAAACGACTAGCGTTTATTGGTGCAGGGAATATGGCTGAAGCATTGATTCGCGGGATACTCTATTCGAAATTAGTGAAACCGTCAGCGATTATTGCCAGTGATACACTTGATACCCGAGTAGAATATATTAGTCGTCGTGTGGGAGTGAGAGCAACACGAGATAATCGAGAAGCGATTCAAGAAGCAAATATTATTTTTCTTGCAGTAAAACCGAACGTAGTTGATACCGTTTTATCAGAAATCGGGACGCTGTTAACGAAAGAACAATTATTAATCAGTATCGCTGCTGGTATTACTATTGCTCGAATTGAGAAACAGTTAACTGGACATATTCCAGTAATCCGGGCGATGCCGAATACTCCCGCGTTAGTTCTCGAAGGAGCGACGGCCATCTGCCCTGGGTCGTTTACGTTAAAATCCCATCTTGAACTAGCTCAGCAATTACTCGGTGCGGTAGGGAAAGTGGTGGTCGTAGATGAAACGGTTATGGATACCGTAACTGGTTTATCTGGTAGTGGTCCAGCATATATTTTTATGGTTATTGAAGCGTTAGCGGATGCAGGAGTTAAAGAAGGATTAGAACGAGGAACTGCTCTGTTGCTGGCAGCGCAAACGGTTTTAGGTGCAGCAAAGATGGTTCTCCAGACAGGGGAACATCCTGCGGTGTTGAAAGATAAAGTTGCATCCCCAGGCGGGACAACAATTGCCGGGATTGCTGTATTAGAATCAGCTGGATTGCGGAAATCGCTCATTCAAGCGGTATCCGCAGCTACAGCGAGGTCGAGAGAATTAAACCAAGCTAAAAAATGAAAATTTAATGTTAAAGGAGAAAAAACATATGGAAATCGATAAGGTAGGTTATAAAGTTATTATTGTAGGAGCAACAGGAGCGGTTGGAATCCAGTTCCGAGAAATTTTAGAACAACGCCGATTCCCAGTAAAGGAATTGCGGCTATTAGCTTCATCGCGGTCAATCGGTAAAACTATGGTCTTTAGGGGAAAAGAAATTCCAGTAGAAGAGCTGAAACTCGAATGTTTCAAAGGAGATGAAATTGTTCTCGCATCAGCTGGTGGCGATGTGAGTAAGTGGTTTGCGCGTGATGCAGCAAAAAAAGGATGTATCACGATAGATAACACCAGCGCGTTTCGTATGGAGAAAGATGTGCCATTAGTTGTTCCGGAAGTTAATCCGCAGGACGTTACCTGGCATTCGGGGATCATTGCGAATCCGAATTGTTCAACAATTCAGATGGTAGTTCCATTGAAGCCGATCCATGACGTTGCAAAAATTAAACGGATTGTTGTTTCAACCTATCAATCTGTATCCGGAAAAGGACTGAAGGCAATTGATGAATTAGAAAAACAGACGCGCGCGTGGGCAGAAGGGAAACCATATCCTGCGCCAGCCGTATTCCCACATCAGATTGCGTTCAATTGTTTACCACATATCGATAGTTTTTTACCGAATGGATATACCAAAGAAGAAATGAAAATGGTTAATGAAACTAAGAAAATTATGGGTGACCAGAGTATCCAGGTTACTGCGACTACGGTTCGTGTACCGGTTTTTTATGCACATAGCGAGTCGGTAAATATTGAGACGGAAAAGAAATTAACCGTTGCCCAAGTTAAAGAGTTATTAAAAAATGCGCCTGGCGTAATTGTAGTTGACGACCCGAGTAAAAATGAGTATCCATTAGCAATTAATGCTGCAGGAAAAGATGAAGTATTTGTTGGTCGGATTCGGGAAGATGAATCTATTCCAAATGGTATCAATATGTGGATTGTAGCTGATAATATTCGAAAAGGCGCAGCATTAAATGCAATCCAGATTGCGGAAATAATGCATACTATGGGGCTGCTTAAAGATAGATGGTTTGAATAAAGAGTTTCATTGCAACGAGATAAACCATACAACCATAGGCGCAAACAAAATTGCGCCTTCCTTTTTTATTATGATTAAGATAGAAATCAATACTCCTACACGGACTGCGTTAGTTGATATAACTGCGCAGATTGAAGATGCGGTCAGAAAAAGTAAAGTAGGTAATGGCGTATGCTATGTATATGTTCCGCATACTACTGCCGGGATAACAATTAACGAAAATGCAGACCCATCAGTTCCAGCCGATATTATAAAAGAATTGAATAAACTCGTTCCGTTTGATGACCATTATCAGCATTCGGAAGGGAATTCCGCGGCGCATATTAAATCAACATTCGTTGGGTGTTCACAGGTTATCCTGATTGAAAATGGCCGGTTAGTTTTAGGGACATGGCAGGGGATATTTTTCTGTGAATTTGATGGACCGCGACATCGACAAGTCTGGATTAAAATAATTCCTTCTTAGAACTTTATCGTAATAAACTTTATATAAAAGAAAGAACGCAAAAAAACCGATACTATGCAATATGAAAAAATCGTATCAGGCATATTAATATTCATTTGTTTTTCGTTCAGTTTCGCTGACCGAGTTGATGATTTAATATCGCAATTAAAGCATAAAGATTTTTGGGTTCGTCGCCCTGCTGTTTTAGCATTACGTAAAATTCAAGATCCGAGAGTGGACGAATCACTAATTTCATGTTTGAAGGATGAGGATTTTTGTGTTAGAAGATTCGCTGCAGAAGCAATGATATTGAAGGGAGACGGTCGTGCTATAGAATCATTAATTTTATGTTTAAGAGATACAGATGATGAAGTCAGACGATTTGTAGCAGAAGCACTGGGTCAGATAGGAGACGCCCGTGCGATTGAACCATTAACAAAATGTTTACATGATGATAATATGTACGTTCGAATTGCGGTAGTGAATGCATTAAGCAAGATAAAAGATCCGCAGACAATAAATTCGTTAGTTCTATTTTTAAATGACGAGTGTCCGATGGTACGTTCTTCAACTATAAGGGCGTTAGGCGAAATTGGCGATAATCGAGCAGTTACATATTTAATTCCTTTTTTAAAAGATAACGCTGTGCATGAAACAGCAGCAGTAGCTTTAGCAAAAATAGGCCAACCTTCGATAGACTCATTAATATCGGCTTTAAAAGATACTGAAGAGGAATCCTGGATACAAGGAATAGAACGGGAATCGGTTATAAAAGCATTGGTTTTGATTGGTAAGTTATCTGTTGAGCCAATGATTGCTTGTTTAAAAGATAAGGACGCAAGTATACGGACGATAGCAGCGCATGTTCTTTATGAGATTAAAGACGTTAAAGCAGTTAATCCATTAATTGAATGTTTAAAGGACGATAATTGGATGGTACGGGCAATAGCAGCGAATGCGTTAGGCGAAATTAAAGATGAGCGGGCAATTGCACCGCTAATAGTATGTTTGGAGGATAATCATTACGATGTGTATAATTCTGTTTCCAATGCGCTCATAAAGATCGGTCAACCAGCGGTGACTCATTTGCTTGAACATTTGAATGATAGAAATCCTAGGTTATGCACTTCTGCTGCTGTAATACTGGGAGAAATTAAAGACACTCGCGCAATCGAACCGTTAATAAACTTAATACAAAATAACAATAAATACATACGAGGAACCGCAATAGACGCATTAGGCAATATTGGCGACAAAAAGTTATTCCTTATTTAGTAAACAGTTTGCCCGATTGGGACATTCAAGGTAGAATTGTGGCGGCTTTAGAAAAATTAGATTGGATACCGAAAACTGAAAAGGAACAGATATATTCCATGATTTGTAAAAGAGATGTGCAAAATCTTATTGACAACTGGGAATTAACCAAACGAATTTTAATACAGGATATAGAAACTTCTGATATTCGAAAAATTGAAAACGGAATCTATTCTTTTATCTGTATCGGTAGAGCAGAAATTATTCATTATCTTGTAACAGTATTATATGCAAAAGGTAATAATGATATAGCAGCTACTTATATTTCCTGTGGGAATAAAACACTGGCTAAAGTTGGTTACAATTGGTTAAAGAAACAACGATATAAAACAATTTCTAGCGCAGGTAAATATGGAGTTAGTTGGGGACGCTGGATGTTTCCTCCTGATCCTGTAGTAACCCCCTAGTATGTTCATGAAATTAATACAAAGAAATAATTGGCATGTAATATTATTCATTTTAATAGTTTTTATTCCTTGTAGAACATTTGGTTTTTCGAATCCTACTTCCGAGAATTGGTTGAATGTGTTTCTCATGGGCGAAAAGATAGGGTATTATCATGAGACCAAACAGGAAACACTTTTTAACGGTGAAAAGGTCTATGAAATCAACAGCGAGATGATATCGAAACTTGCACGGTTCGGAATCGAGTTCAATGTAATTCAGAGATCGCAGGTATATCTAGCGAAAGATTATTCCGCTCGTTTTTGTAAATATGAAGAAGAAATGATGGGAAGTAAAAAAATCGTTACCGCAACGGTGCAAGGAAACAAATTATTGGTAGAAATCAATCTGAATGGTGAAATAACCAAGCAAACGTTAGCTTGGGCTCCGTCAAATTATTTTGATGCGGCTGTAGTTGAAAAGATTGTGCGAGATGGCTTACCTGTGGGAAAGACGTATCAGTTTAAGGTATATAGTCCGGAGTTAGCGCGATGGTTTGATGTGTCAGTATCAGTTGGGACAACCGAAAAGGTAGAGGTAAATGGCATCATCCAAGACGCAGTAGTTGTATATACGGAGTATTTACAAGCGCCAGAGTTGACATCTCGAACGTGGATTGGGAAAGATAACCGAGTGGTCAAAGCAGAGGTTGGGAATTATGGGATGGTTATGGTTCAGGTACCGGAAGCGGAAGCGAAAGAGTTTAAGCAGAAAATGGAAATCAAGAATCTCGCAATGTTAAAAAGTAATGTAACTTTCGATGAGCCAAAAGAAGTAACCCGAATGCGAGTTAAAATAACTTATACTGACGGTGACCCGAGAACCTTTATTCCTGAGGATGACCGGCAGAAATGGGAACAGCTATCCGATACAACTGTTCAATCGCGAGTGTTAATTATAACCGCAAATCCGATTGATGAAAATACAGTGCTGGAACTACCGTTAAAAATTAAAGATAAGAATATAACGAGGTTCTTATCAAATACGCCCTATATTCAATCAGATGATTCGGCAATAGTTGCTATTGCAAAGCAGATTGCTGGTTCTGAAAGAAACTCCGTAAAAGTAGCAATAGCATTATGCCATTGGGTAAATAATTATGTTGAGAATAAAGGGTTTGATACGGGGTTTGCATCAGCTAAGGATACGCTGGTAACCAAACGCGGAGATTGCACTGAACATTCGGTTTTATTAGCAGCATTAACTCGTGCGGTTGGAATTCCGACCAAAATTGTTACTGGAATAACCTATGCTGAAGATGGTTTTTACTACCATATGTGGGTAGAAGTGTATGTTGGCAAATGGATTGCATTAGACCCGACGATGGATGAAATCCGGGTGAATGCGACACATATAAAACTTGCGGAAACTGAGACTCAAGAAGATGAATTAAGTGACTATGCATTGAAACTCCTCCGTTCTCTTAAAAAAATTACATTAGAGATACTTGACTACGATATGGCAGGGGAATATTATTCTTCCCAAGATACTCAAATGTCAAGTCAAAATGAGATGTATAAAGTTTTAGAAAACCTGCTAAAATCCCAATAGTTCTGTTGTGCCATTTTGGCAGTGTGCAATGGTACATTATGACACCCTAATCAACAATTTACTCCTATAATAACTTTTATAATTCCAACATTGTTCGCTGAACACTTGATTTTAAGCTGAATTTGTACCTGTTTGACTATTGTATCGAATCCGAATTTTGTGAGTTAACTCTGGTATAGAAATTGCTCGAATGATTAAACGGAAAATAATTCAAATTATACTTTTCATACTTTCTGTGAGTGATATAAATAAAGGGAAATCTTGGCAGAGTGTTAAGCTGAACTTGATTTGAATATCAATTAAAATTATGCTATTCTTTTTCAGGTGAAGTTAATTGTTCAATCATAACATAAGGCAAGGTGCAAATTATGACCTTTGCAATTTCACCTTATAACAAACAAAAAATTCTTATTGTTGACGATGACCGATATACTCGGTTGACACTAGAAGATGTTTTACAACGGGAAGGATTCAATACGTTCGGTCTGCCGGATGGGAACCAAGTAGCTGAAATT containing:
- a CDS encoding ankyrin repeat domain-containing protein; amino-acid sequence: MLFFKNPKKEAVNEISRLGLIYSEETFLKRVEHSDITVVKLFITSGINLKAKDKYGHTALMIAAEKGHLGIVRALIEAHAELDELDPKGWSALMLAAREGHLEIVRALFSSGANINLTTTDGRTALMVAARNKHVAILRFLISKGADINARDNFGETALTRAIKDNNFEIVEVLKQSGAKE
- a CDS encoding YggS family pyridoxal phosphate-dependent enzyme; this translates as MSQVTDNLLRLKERIHEIALRSHRNPEEIIVVAVTKTVPIEKILEAIDAGIHNIGENRVQEAREKFNQIGNKVIWHLVGHLQTNKVKPAVAMFELIQSIDRIEVAREIDKRARQINKVQNVLIEVNTSGEETKFGIEPDRLMQLIEQILPLPNIRIQGLMTIAPLVADPERARPSFIQLRELAEQIQRQHIAGVEMRYLSMGMTNDYPVAIQEGANMLRIGTAIFGARLP
- the proC gene encoding pyrroline-5-carboxylate reductase, which encodes MSKEKRLAFIGAGNMAEALIRGILYSKLVKPSAIIASDTLDTRVEYISRRVGVRATRDNREAIQEANIIFLAVKPNVVDTVLSEIGTLLTKEQLLISIAAGITIARIEKQLTGHIPVIRAMPNTPALVLEGATAICPGSFTLKSHLELAQQLLGAVGKVVVVDETVMDTVTGLSGSGPAYIFMVIEALADAGVKEGLERGTALLLAAQTVLGAAKMVLQTGEHPAVLKDKVASPGGTTIAGIAVLESAGLRKSLIQAVSAATARSRELNQAKK
- a CDS encoding aspartate-semialdehyde dehydrogenase — translated: MEIDKVGYKVIIVGATGAVGIQFREILEQRRFPVKELRLLASSRSIGKTMVFRGKEIPVEELKLECFKGDEIVLASAGGDVSKWFARDAAKKGCITIDNTSAFRMEKDVPLVVPEVNPQDVTWHSGIIANPNCSTIQMVVPLKPIHDVAKIKRIVVSTYQSVSGKGLKAIDELEKQTRAWAEGKPYPAPAVFPHQIAFNCLPHIDSFLPNGYTKEEMKMVNETKKIMGDQSIQVTATTVRVPVFYAHSESVNIETEKKLTVAQVKELLKNAPGVIVVDDPSKNEYPLAINAAGKDEVFVGRIREDESIPNGINMWIVADNIRKGAALNAIQIAEIMHTMGLLKDRWFE
- a CDS encoding secondary thiamine-phosphate synthase enzyme YjbQ, with the protein product MIKIEINTPTRTALVDITAQIEDAVRKSKVGNGVCYVYVPHTTAGITINENADPSVPADIIKELNKLVPFDDHYQHSEGNSAAHIKSTFVGCSQVILIENGRLVLGTWQGIFFCEFDGPRHRQVWIKIIPS
- a CDS encoding HEAT repeat domain-containing protein — protein: MQYEKIVSGILIFICFSFSFADRVDDLISQLKHKDFWVRRPAVLALRKIQDPRVDESLISCLKDEDFCVRRFAAEAMILKGDGRAIESLILCLRDTDDEVRRFVAEALGQIGDARAIEPLTKCLHDDNMYVRIAVVNALSKIKDPQTINSLVLFLNDECPMVRSSTIRALGEIGDNRAVTYLIPFLKDNAVHETAAVALAKIGQPSIDSLISALKDTEEESWIQGIERESVIKALVLIGKLSVEPMIACLKDKDASIRTIAAHVLYEIKDVKAVNPLIECLKDDNWMVRAIAANALGEIKDERAIAPLIVCLEDNHYDVYNSVSNALIKIGQPAVTHLLEHLNDRNPRLCTSAAVILGEIKDTRAIEPLINLIQNNNKYIRGTAIDALGNIGDKKLFLI
- a CDS encoding transglutaminase-like domain-containing protein, which codes for MGEKIGYYHETKQETLFNGEKVYEINSEMISKLARFGIEFNVIQRSQVYLAKDYSARFCKYEEEMMGSKKIVTATVQGNKLLVEINLNGEITKQTLAWAPSNYFDAAVVEKIVRDGLPVGKTYQFKVYSPELARWFDVSVSVGTTEKVEVNGIIQDAVVVYTEYLQAPELTSRTWIGKDNRVVKAEVGNYGMVMVQVPEAEAKEFKQKMEIKNLAMLKSNVTFDEPKEVTRMRVKITYTDGDPRTFIPEDDRQKWEQLSDTTVQSRVLIITANPIDENTVLELPLKIKDKNITRFLSNTPYIQSDDSAIVAIAKQIAGSERNSVKVAIALCHWVNNYVENKGFDTGFASAKDTLVTKRGDCTEHSVLLAALTRAVGIPTKIVTGITYAEDGFYYHMWVEVYVGKWIALDPTMDEIRVNATHIKLAETETQEDELSDYALKLLRSLKKITLEILDYDMAGEYYSSQDTQMSSQNEMYKVLENLLKSQ